From one Humulus lupulus chromosome 8, drHumLupu1.1, whole genome shotgun sequence genomic stretch:
- the LOC133796821 gene encoding ubiquitin carboxyl-terminal hydrolase 25, with product MGLQLQMSWQPSLLSQKRKTGPPLGLKNLGNSCYLNSVLQCLTYTPPLANFCLRKQHSSLCDSSDADRKRDCPFCIIEKRIVRSLSVDLALDAPMKIQNCLRIFSEHFRGGRQEDAHEFLRYVIDACHNTCLRLKKLRRSGGSGSGSTSVVKEIFGGALQSQVKCLSCGTESNKVDEIMDISLDVLHSNSLKDALQKFFQPEVLDGNNKYRCESCKKLVPARKQMSIRQAPNILVIQLKRFEGIFGGKIDKSIAFEDVLVLSSFMCKASQDPRPEYKLFGTIVHSGFSPESGHYYAYIKDAMGRWYCCNDSYVSLSTVQDVLSEKVYVLFFSRTSQRSESVNPPLAGSVLNGVKSRDCNGHETSKSLKPALPLKGMHAKPCEESSRMNMLAVSKVDKVASSPHIKFSINGSSISKGTSSISNGKISKNGSMGTNGDAKETICLEKGEKAKSISVNKNGMKNNEKANGIASKNSQASISTEVCDNSHTKELEISENVTRDELKTTSGPDHQGLVNGGVNLLVKVPSSKRKSREDSCILLAKDAQSRKKIEDLKEVLAKEASSVLRSCGWSEKVYSFMSSGKRLRTEEAGTTSLTDNVLRKLLIADARSTFLSQIPESLKEDLIKRLQLFSQEK from the exons ATGGGCCTGCAATTGCAAATGAGTTGGCAGCCGAGTTTACTGAGTCAGAAACGGAAGACCGGTCCTCCATTAGGGTTGAAGAACCTCGGCAATTCTTGCTACCTCAATAGCGTTCTCCAGTGTCTCACCTATACGCCTCCTCTTGCCAATTTCTGCCTCCGCAAACAGCATTCTTCTCtct GTGACTCTTCGGACGCCGACCGGAAACGCGACTGCCCTTTTTGCATTATAGAGAAGCGGATAGTTAGGTCTTTGAGCGTCGATCTCGCCCTCGATGCGCCAATGAAGATTCAGAACTGCCTTCGGATTTTCTCCGAGCACTTCCGCGGCGGCCGCCAGGAAGACGCTCATGAGTTTCTCCGCTATGTCATTGACGCCTGTCACAATACATGCCTCCGCCTTAAAAAGCTGCGGCGGAGCGGTGGTAGTGGCAGCGGTAGCACGTCGGTTGTGAAGGAGATATTTGGGGGTGCCTTGCAGAGCCAGGTGAAGTGTCTTTCCTGTGGCACCGAGTCCAATAAGGTTGATGAGATAATGGATATTAGCCTTGATGTTTTGCATAGTAATTCTCTTAAAGATGCCTTGCAAAAGTTCTTCCAGCCTGAGGTTTTGGATGGTAACAATAAATACAGATGCGAGAG TTGCAAGAAATTGGTACCAGCAAGGAAGCAAATGTCCATTCGTCAAGCCCCAAATATTCTTGTGATCCAACTCAAG AGATTTGAGGGCATTTTTGGTGGGAAGATTGATAAGTCCATTGCATTTGAAGATGTTTTGGTGCTTTCAAGCTTCATGTGTAAAGCAAGCCAG GATCCACGACCAGAGTATAAGCTTTTTGGTACCATTGTTCATTCAGGCTTCTCGCCTGAATCTGGACATTATTATGCATATATCAAG GATGCAATGGGTCGGTGGTATTGTTGCAATGATTCATATGTCTCCCTTTCAACTGTTCAAGATGTGTTGTCAGAAAAGGTTtatgttcttttcttttctcgtACCAGCCAAAGATCAGAATCTGTTAATCCTCCCCTTGCTGGCAGTGTTTTGAATGGGGTAAAGTCCCGAGACTGCAATGGTCATGAAACATCCAAAAGCCTGAAGCCAGCTCTTCCTCTAAAGGGAATGCATGCAAAACCATGTGAAGAATCTTCTCGAATGAATATGTTAGCTGTGTCTAAGGTTGATAAAGTGGCTTCCAGCCCACATATTAAGTTCAGCATTAATGGAAGTTCTATTTCCAAAGGAACCTCTTCAATCAGTAATGGGAAAATTTCAAAGAATGGGTCCATGGGAACTAACGGGGATGCAAAAGAGACTATTTGTTTGGAGAAAGGAGAGAAGGCTAAGTCAATATCAGTAAATAAAAATGGTATGAAAAACAATGAGAAAGCTAATGGCATTGCCAGTAAGAATAGCCAAGCATCTATTTCCACAGAAGTATGTGATAATTCTCATACAAAAGAACTGGAGATTAGTGAGAATGTTACAAGAGATGAGTTGAAAACAACAAGCGGGCCCGATCACCAGGGTTTGGTTAATGGTGGTGTTAACTTACTTGTTAAGGTGCCTAGTTCCAAAAGAAAGTCTAGGGAGGATTCTTGCATTTTATTAGCAAAGGATGCTCAGTCTCGGAAAAAAATTGAAGATTTGAAAGAAGT CCTTGCAAAAGAAGCTTCTTCAGTTTTGCGATCATGTGGTTGGTCAGAGAAAGTTTATAGTTTCATGAGTTCAGGGAAGAGGTTACGTACAGAAGAAGCAGGAACAACTTCATTAACTGACAATGTGTTAAG GAAGCTGTTGATCGCGGATGCCAGATCCACTTTTCTTTCACAAATACCAGAGTCTTTGAAAGAAGATCTCATCAAACGCCTCCAATTGTTTAGCCAAGAAAAATGA